One genomic window of Gossypium hirsutum isolate 1008001.06 chromosome D11, Gossypium_hirsutum_v2.1, whole genome shotgun sequence includes the following:
- the LOC107924189 gene encoding 60S ribosomal protein L14-2 has translation MPFKRYVEIGRVALVNYGKDYGKLVVIVDVVDQNRALVDAPDTVRSQMNFKRLTLTDIKIDINRVPKKKTLIDAMEKADVKNKWENSSWGRKLIVQKRRASLNDFDRFKLMLAKIKKAGIVRQELAKLKKETAA, from the exons ATG CCGTTCAAGAGGTACGTGGAGATTGGAAGAGTAGCTCTGGTTAACTACGGAAAGGACTACGGCAAGCTTGTTGTCATTGTCGATGTCGTTGATCAAAACAGG GCTCTTGTTGATGCACCTGATACGGTGAGAAGCCAAATGAACTTTAAAAGACTAACTCTCACTGATATCAAGATTGATATTAATAGGGTTCCTAAGAAGAAGACCTTGATTGATGCTATGGAAAAAGCTG ATGTGAAGAACAAGTGGGAGAACAGTTCATGGGGCAGGAAGCTGATCGTCCAGAAAAGACGGGCATCGCTTAATGATTTTGATAGGTTCAAGCTCATGTTGGCAAAGATTAAG AAAGCTGGAATCGTTAGGCAGGAGCTAGCTAAACTTAAAAAGGAGACGGCAGCCTAA
- the LOC107924188 gene encoding casein kinase 1-like protein 9 isoform X1 yields the protein MDRVIGGKFKLGRKIGSGSFGELYLGVNVQTGEEVAVKLESVKTKHPQLHYESKLYMLLQGGTGIPHLKWFGVEADYNVMVIDLLGPSLEDLFNYCSRKLSLKTVLMLADQLINRVEYMHSRGFLHRDIKPDNFLMGLGRKANQVYVIDYGLAKKYRDLQTHKHIPYRENKNLTGTARYASVNTHLGIEQSRRDDLESLGYVLMYFLRGSLPWQGLRAGTKKQKYDKISEKKVSTPIEVLCKSYPSEFVSYFQYCRSLRFEDKPDYSNLKRLFRDLFIREGYSFDYVFDWTVLKYPQIGGSSRSRHSSGRAGLAAGPAIERPERISVGREVRDRFSGAVEAFSKRNISSTSPRHDHSKNKAAEDATLSKHAHPDSGKRCSSSRYGSTSRRAVVTSRPSSSGEPNDIPQNRLSSTGGRLSTTQRIQHALEAKTSSRATTVRGSRDDHPLRSFELLSIRK from the exons ATGGATCGTGTAATTGGTGGTAAGTTCAAGCTTGGAAGAAAGATTGGGAGTGGATCTTTTGGAGAGCTTTATTTAG GGGTAAATGTGCAAACTGGAGAGGAAGTTGCTGTCAAACTG GAATCTGTGAAGACCAAGCATCCACAGCTTCATTATGAGTCAAAATTGTATATGCTTCTTCAAGGAGGAA CTGGTATTCCTCACCTTAAGTGGTTTGGAGTTGAGGCGGATTACAATGTCATGGTAATTGACCTTCTTGGACCTAGTTTGGAAGATCTGTTCAACTACTGCAGTAGGAAACTCTCATTAAAAACTGTGTTGATGCTTGCTGATCAATTG ATTAATAGAGTAGAATATATGCATTCGAGGGGTTTTCTTCACCGTGATATAAAGCCTGACAACTTCTTGATGGGCCTAGGACGCAAGGCAAATCAG GTGTATGTCATTGACTACGGCCTTGCAAAGAAGTATAGGGATCTTCAAACTCATAAGCATATTCCATACAG AGAAAACAAGAACCTTACAGGCACAGCTCGTTATGCAAGTGTGAACACTCACCTTGGTATTG AGCAAAGCCGAAGAGATGATTTGGAATCCCTTGGCTATGTGCTTATGTATTTCCTAAGAGGAAG CCTTCCCTGGCAGGGGCTAAGAGCTGGCACGAAAAAGCAAAAATATGATAAGATTAGTGAAAAGAAGGTATCAACTCCTATAGAG GTGCTCTGCAAGTCATATCCATCCGAATTTGTTTCATATTTTCAATACTGTCGATCTTTGCGGTTTGAAGATAAAccggattattcaaatttgaagAGGCTTTTCCGAGACCTGTTTATAAGAGAAG GTTATTCGTTTGACTATGTCTTTGACTGGACTGTATTGAAGTACCCACAGATTGGTGGTAGTTCCAGAAGCAGG CATTCCAGTGGAAGGGCAGGTTTAGCTGCAGGACCAGCCATTGAAAGGCCAGAAAGAATCTCAG TGGGAAGAGAGGTTCGGGATAGATTCTCTGGTGCTGTTGAAGCATTTTCCAAAAGAAACATTTCGAGTACTAGCCCTCGTCATGATCATTCTAAAAACAAGGCTGCTGAGGATGCAACTTTGTCAAAGCATGCG CATCCTGATTCAGGTAAAAGATGTAGTTCTTCTCGATATGGTAGCACTTCAAGAAGAGCTGTAGTAACAAGCAGGCCCAGTTCATCCGGTGAACCCAATGACATTCCTCAAAACCGACTATCATCAACCGGTGGTCGCTTGTCTACCACACAAAGAATCCAACATGCCTTGGAGGCCAAAACATCTAGTCGTGCCACCACTGTTAGAGGAAGCCGTGATGATCACCCTCTTCGAAGTTTTGAACTCCTCTCCATCAGGAAATGA
- the LOC107924188 gene encoding casein kinase 1-like protein 9 isoform X2, which produces MDRVIGGKFKLGRKIGSGSFGELYLGVNVQTGEEVAVKLESVKTKHPQLHYESKLYMLLQGGTGIPHLKWFGVEADYNVMVIDLLGPSLEDLFNYCSRKLSLKTVLMLADQLINRVEYMHSRGFLHRDIKPDNFLMGLGRKANQVYVIDYGLAKKYRDLQTHKHIPYRENKNLTGTARYASVNTHLGIEQSRRDDLESLGYVLMYFLRGSLPWQGLRAGTKKQKYDKISEKKVSTPIEVLCKSYPSEFVSYFQYCRSLRFEDKPDYSNLKRLFRDLFIREGYSFDYVFDWTVLKYPQIGGSSRSRHSSGRAGLAAGPAIERPERISVGREVRDRFSGAVEAFSKRNISSTSPRHDHSKNKAAEDATLSKHASQGKSATCCWLLSATLD; this is translated from the exons ATGGATCGTGTAATTGGTGGTAAGTTCAAGCTTGGAAGAAAGATTGGGAGTGGATCTTTTGGAGAGCTTTATTTAG GGGTAAATGTGCAAACTGGAGAGGAAGTTGCTGTCAAACTG GAATCTGTGAAGACCAAGCATCCACAGCTTCATTATGAGTCAAAATTGTATATGCTTCTTCAAGGAGGAA CTGGTATTCCTCACCTTAAGTGGTTTGGAGTTGAGGCGGATTACAATGTCATGGTAATTGACCTTCTTGGACCTAGTTTGGAAGATCTGTTCAACTACTGCAGTAGGAAACTCTCATTAAAAACTGTGTTGATGCTTGCTGATCAATTG ATTAATAGAGTAGAATATATGCATTCGAGGGGTTTTCTTCACCGTGATATAAAGCCTGACAACTTCTTGATGGGCCTAGGACGCAAGGCAAATCAG GTGTATGTCATTGACTACGGCCTTGCAAAGAAGTATAGGGATCTTCAAACTCATAAGCATATTCCATACAG AGAAAACAAGAACCTTACAGGCACAGCTCGTTATGCAAGTGTGAACACTCACCTTGGTATTG AGCAAAGCCGAAGAGATGATTTGGAATCCCTTGGCTATGTGCTTATGTATTTCCTAAGAGGAAG CCTTCCCTGGCAGGGGCTAAGAGCTGGCACGAAAAAGCAAAAATATGATAAGATTAGTGAAAAGAAGGTATCAACTCCTATAGAG GTGCTCTGCAAGTCATATCCATCCGAATTTGTTTCATATTTTCAATACTGTCGATCTTTGCGGTTTGAAGATAAAccggattattcaaatttgaagAGGCTTTTCCGAGACCTGTTTATAAGAGAAG GTTATTCGTTTGACTATGTCTTTGACTGGACTGTATTGAAGTACCCACAGATTGGTGGTAGTTCCAGAAGCAGG CATTCCAGTGGAAGGGCAGGTTTAGCTGCAGGACCAGCCATTGAAAGGCCAGAAAGAATCTCAG TGGGAAGAGAGGTTCGGGATAGATTCTCTGGTGCTGTTGAAGCATTTTCCAAAAGAAACATTTCGAGTACTAGCCCTCGTCATGATCATTCTAAAAACAAGGCTGCTGAGGATGCAACTTTGTCAAAGCATGCG AGCCAAGGCAAAAGTGCAACTTGCTGCTGGCTTTTATCTGCAACTCTGGATTAG
- the LOC107923031 gene encoding serine/threonine-protein kinase 38-like isoform X1 — protein MDSARNWLSKLQQKDKVRALRRNEATSNVEGGGNDEANTDEEALSKITKQKAAAAKQYIENHYREQMKNLQERRERRIILEQKLAEADVSEEDQTNLLKYLEKKETEYMRRQRHKMGVDDFELLTMIGKGAFGEVRVCREKTTGQVYAMKKLKKSEMLRRGQVEHVKAERNLLAEVDSNCIVKFYCSFQDEDFLYLIMEYLPGGDMMTLLMRKDILTEDEARFYVAETVLAIESIHKHNYIHRDIKPDNLLLDRHGHLRLSDFGLCKPLDCSTIQENDFIVGGNSNESGESDERPAALKRTQQEQLEHWQKNRRTLAYSTVGTPDYIAPEVLLKKGYAMECDWWSLGAIMFEMLIGYPPFYSDDPMSTCRKIVNWKTHLKFPEEAKLSAEATDLISKLLCDVSHRLGSKGAGEIKEHPWFQGVDWDRIYEMEASFIPEVNDELDTQNFEKFDESDDQCPRPSKSGPWRKMLSSKDVNFVGYTYKNFEIVNDFQVPGMAELKKKSSKSSRPSVKTLFDSGAEASDASDSTPGAQPVQGSFLNLLPPELEATEKQCGSQ, from the exons ATGGATTCAGCGAGGAATTGGCTTTCGAAGCTACAACAGAAGGATAAGGTGAGGGCTTTGCGAAGGAATGAGGCGACGTCCAACGTTGAAGGCGGAGGGAATGACGAAGCCAATACGGACGAAGAAGCTCTCTCCAAAATCACTAAACAAAAGGCCGCCGCTGCCAAGCAGTATATTGAGAATCATTACAGAGAACAAATGAAGAATCTTCAAGAAAGAAGAGAGCG ACGAATAATCCTAGAACAGAAACTGGCGGAAGCTGACGTCTCTGAGGAAGATCAAACTAACTTACTGAAGTACTTGGAGAAAAAAGAAACTGAATACATGCGTCGTCAAAGGCATAAAATGGGTGTTGATGACTTTGAATTATTAACTATGATTGGCAAGGGTGCATTTGGAGAG GTTAGAGTTTGTAGGGAAAAGACAACAGGCCAAGTATATGCTATGAAGAAGCTTAAGAAATCAGAAATGCTTCGAAGAGGCCAG gtTGAGCATGTGAAAGCTGAAAGGAACCTTCTTGCTGAAGTTGACAGCAATTGTATTGTCAAATTCTACTGTTCTTTCCAAGATGAGGACTTCCTTTATCTTATAATGGAATACCTTCCTGGTGGAGATATGATGACATTACTTATGAGAAAGGATATCTTGACTGAAGATGAAGCTAGATTTTATGTTGCAGAGACAGTTTTGGCTATTGAATCTATCCACAAACACAATTATATTCATAG GGATATCAAGCCTGACAACTTGCTACTAGATAGACATGGACACTTGAGATTGTCGGATTTTGGACTATGTAAACCCTTAGATTGCAGTACTATccaagaaaatgattttattgtAGGAGGCAACAGTAATGAGAGTGGGGAAAGTGATGAACGCCCAGCAGCACTGAAGCGAACACAGCAAGAGCAACTAGAGCACTGGCAAAAGAACCGGAGAACACTT GCTTATTCTACCGTTGGTACTCCGGACTATATTGCTCCAGAAGTCCTCTTGAAGAAAGGTTATGCAATGGAATGTGATTG GTGGTCGCTTGGTGCTATCATGTTTGAAATGCTCATCGGATATCCACCTTTTTATTCAGATGATCCGATGTCAACTTGTAGGAAG ATAGTAAACTGGAAAACTCATCTGAAGTTTCCTGAAGAGGCAAAATTATCTGCAGAGGCAACAGATCTAATTAGCAAACTCTTGTGTGATGTCAGCCACAGACTAGGATCAAAAGGGGCAGGTGAAATTAAG GAACATCCATGGTTTCAAGGTGTGGATTGGGATAGAATATATGAAATGGAGGCTTCATTTATTCCTGAGGTTAATGATGAGCTTGAtactcaaaattttgaaaagtttgacgAG TCCGACGATCAGTGTCCTAGGCCATCAAAATCTGGTCCATGGAGAAAA ATGCTTTCATCCAAGGACGTAAATTTTGTGGGATACACATACAAAAACTTTGAAATTGTCAATGATTTTCAAGTGCCTGGAATGG cCGAGTTGAAGAAGAAGAGCTCCAAATCAAGTAGGCCGTCAGTTAAGAcactttttg ACAGTGGGGCAGAGGCATCTGATGCTTCAGACTCAACACCTGGTGCACAGCCTGTTCAAGGGAGCTTTTTGAATCTCTTGCCTCCAGAACTGGAAGCCACTGAAAAGCAGTGTGGATCCCAGTAA
- the LOC107923031 gene encoding serine/threonine-protein kinase 38-like isoform X2: MRRQRHKMGVDDFELLTMIGKGAFGEVRVCREKTTGQVYAMKKLKKSEMLRRGQVEHVKAERNLLAEVDSNCIVKFYCSFQDEDFLYLIMEYLPGGDMMTLLMRKDILTEDEARFYVAETVLAIESIHKHNYIHRDIKPDNLLLDRHGHLRLSDFGLCKPLDCSTIQENDFIVGGNSNESGESDERPAALKRTQQEQLEHWQKNRRTLAYSTVGTPDYIAPEVLLKKGYAMECDWWSLGAIMFEMLIGYPPFYSDDPMSTCRKIVNWKTHLKFPEEAKLSAEATDLISKLLCDVSHRLGSKGAGEIKEHPWFQGVDWDRIYEMEASFIPEVNDELDTQNFEKFDESDDQCPRPSKSGPWRKMLSSKDVNFVGYTYKNFEIVNDFQVPGMAELKKKSSKSSRPSVKTLFDSGAEASDASDSTPGAQPVQGSFLNLLPPELEATEKQCGSQ; the protein is encoded by the exons ATGCGTCGTCAAAGGCATAAAATGGGTGTTGATGACTTTGAATTATTAACTATGATTGGCAAGGGTGCATTTGGAGAG GTTAGAGTTTGTAGGGAAAAGACAACAGGCCAAGTATATGCTATGAAGAAGCTTAAGAAATCAGAAATGCTTCGAAGAGGCCAG gtTGAGCATGTGAAAGCTGAAAGGAACCTTCTTGCTGAAGTTGACAGCAATTGTATTGTCAAATTCTACTGTTCTTTCCAAGATGAGGACTTCCTTTATCTTATAATGGAATACCTTCCTGGTGGAGATATGATGACATTACTTATGAGAAAGGATATCTTGACTGAAGATGAAGCTAGATTTTATGTTGCAGAGACAGTTTTGGCTATTGAATCTATCCACAAACACAATTATATTCATAG GGATATCAAGCCTGACAACTTGCTACTAGATAGACATGGACACTTGAGATTGTCGGATTTTGGACTATGTAAACCCTTAGATTGCAGTACTATccaagaaaatgattttattgtAGGAGGCAACAGTAATGAGAGTGGGGAAAGTGATGAACGCCCAGCAGCACTGAAGCGAACACAGCAAGAGCAACTAGAGCACTGGCAAAAGAACCGGAGAACACTT GCTTATTCTACCGTTGGTACTCCGGACTATATTGCTCCAGAAGTCCTCTTGAAGAAAGGTTATGCAATGGAATGTGATTG GTGGTCGCTTGGTGCTATCATGTTTGAAATGCTCATCGGATATCCACCTTTTTATTCAGATGATCCGATGTCAACTTGTAGGAAG ATAGTAAACTGGAAAACTCATCTGAAGTTTCCTGAAGAGGCAAAATTATCTGCAGAGGCAACAGATCTAATTAGCAAACTCTTGTGTGATGTCAGCCACAGACTAGGATCAAAAGGGGCAGGTGAAATTAAG GAACATCCATGGTTTCAAGGTGTGGATTGGGATAGAATATATGAAATGGAGGCTTCATTTATTCCTGAGGTTAATGATGAGCTTGAtactcaaaattttgaaaagtttgacgAG TCCGACGATCAGTGTCCTAGGCCATCAAAATCTGGTCCATGGAGAAAA ATGCTTTCATCCAAGGACGTAAATTTTGTGGGATACACATACAAAAACTTTGAAATTGTCAATGATTTTCAAGTGCCTGGAATGG cCGAGTTGAAGAAGAAGAGCTCCAAATCAAGTAGGCCGTCAGTTAAGAcactttttg ACAGTGGGGCAGAGGCATCTGATGCTTCAGACTCAACACCTGGTGCACAGCCTGTTCAAGGGAGCTTTTTGAATCTCTTGCCTCCAGAACTGGAAGCCACTGAAAAGCAGTGTGGATCCCAGTAA
- the LOC107924188 gene encoding casein kinase 1-like protein 9 isoform X3, which yields MDRVIGGKFKLGRKIGSGSFGELYLGVNVQTGEEVAVKLESVKTKHPQLHYESKLYMLLQGGTGIPHLKWFGVEADYNVMVIDLLGPSLEDLFNYCSRKLSLKTVLMLADQLINRVEYMHSRGFLHRDIKPDNFLMGLGRKANQVYVIDYGLAKKYRDLQTHKHIPYRENKNLTGTARYASVNTHLGIEQSRRDDLESLGYVLMYFLRGSLPWQGLRAGTKKQKYDKISEKKVSTPIEVLCKSYPSEFVSYFQYCRSLRFEDKPDYSNLKRLFRDLFIREGYSFDYVFDWTVLKYPQIGGSSRSRHSSGRAGLAAGPAIERPERISAS from the exons ATGGATCGTGTAATTGGTGGTAAGTTCAAGCTTGGAAGAAAGATTGGGAGTGGATCTTTTGGAGAGCTTTATTTAG GGGTAAATGTGCAAACTGGAGAGGAAGTTGCTGTCAAACTG GAATCTGTGAAGACCAAGCATCCACAGCTTCATTATGAGTCAAAATTGTATATGCTTCTTCAAGGAGGAA CTGGTATTCCTCACCTTAAGTGGTTTGGAGTTGAGGCGGATTACAATGTCATGGTAATTGACCTTCTTGGACCTAGTTTGGAAGATCTGTTCAACTACTGCAGTAGGAAACTCTCATTAAAAACTGTGTTGATGCTTGCTGATCAATTG ATTAATAGAGTAGAATATATGCATTCGAGGGGTTTTCTTCACCGTGATATAAAGCCTGACAACTTCTTGATGGGCCTAGGACGCAAGGCAAATCAG GTGTATGTCATTGACTACGGCCTTGCAAAGAAGTATAGGGATCTTCAAACTCATAAGCATATTCCATACAG AGAAAACAAGAACCTTACAGGCACAGCTCGTTATGCAAGTGTGAACACTCACCTTGGTATTG AGCAAAGCCGAAGAGATGATTTGGAATCCCTTGGCTATGTGCTTATGTATTTCCTAAGAGGAAG CCTTCCCTGGCAGGGGCTAAGAGCTGGCACGAAAAAGCAAAAATATGATAAGATTAGTGAAAAGAAGGTATCAACTCCTATAGAG GTGCTCTGCAAGTCATATCCATCCGAATTTGTTTCATATTTTCAATACTGTCGATCTTTGCGGTTTGAAGATAAAccggattattcaaatttgaagAGGCTTTTCCGAGACCTGTTTATAAGAGAAG GTTATTCGTTTGACTATGTCTTTGACTGGACTGTATTGAAGTACCCACAGATTGGTGGTAGTTCCAGAAGCAGG CATTCCAGTGGAAGGGCAGGTTTAGCTGCAGGACCAGCCATTGAAAGGCCAGAAAGAATCTCAG CATCCTGA